From a single Armatimonadota bacterium genomic region:
- a CDS encoding N-acetylmuramoyl-L-alanine amidase, which yields MRLLLSLVPWMAVGTAAAFQAGGPRPAEAVLEFAAGKRLAASRVADECYVTASALESAGVTCTFDSLQATVFAFGRSARVTYRLQAKNKVVPLGEVAKQLGGRGLWFSDGAFHVIASVKRVTFIDGVLSVYAGLPYSTRLRVEQDPPRLVVSLEGCELDAQASRAADAPWQVKSTGASTMEVSLPIAPGFTIAVVDIPARPTLTLKLSDVLAQARQTTSRQNPKPRTPEAPAKGTSQTGPTQPPKTVGEGSGAQAETQMPPPIPEAQAESEPWDLQPTRWNGPSIVRLGRIELASKTANGAVLVIKGDRDFAANPSIRRLSDLELEVVLPNATLAGEPRNPAPGFVQTVDSRVTEEGLILKLKLLSPCGVQFGVPPGEVHLALVVRRGGDVGLAGKTIVVDAGHGGHDTGARSPDKKVNEKDLTLSVAKKVADRLVQEGAMVIMTRKTDDFETLRERPEIANRCSAEAFVSVHINSSPRPNSRSGGITFYHAKDPAGILLAECVQSEIALVSGIPNLGTWSDLRLFETGLAVLRYAKVPAVLIELGFINHAKDRAKLVTKEFQDAAAGAIVRGLKVYLGHGQD from the coding sequence CGCCGCGTCAAGAGTCGCCGACGAGTGCTACGTTACGGCGAGCGCGCTTGAAAGCGCCGGCGTCACCTGCACGTTCGACTCCCTGCAGGCGACAGTATTCGCCTTTGGCCGCAGCGCCCGGGTCACCTATCGCCTGCAAGCCAAGAACAAGGTTGTGCCCTTGGGCGAGGTGGCGAAGCAGCTCGGAGGAAGGGGCCTATGGTTCTCGGACGGGGCGTTCCACGTCATCGCCAGCGTCAAACGGGTCACGTTCATTGACGGCGTGCTTTCCGTCTATGCCGGGCTACCCTATTCCACGCGGCTCCGGGTGGAGCAGGACCCGCCGAGGTTGGTTGTGAGCCTGGAGGGTTGCGAGCTCGATGCCCAGGCTTCCAGGGCTGCCGACGCGCCTTGGCAGGTCAAGTCGACCGGCGCCTCGACGATGGAGGTGTCCCTGCCGATAGCGCCAGGGTTCACCATTGCAGTCGTCGACATCCCTGCAAGGCCCACCCTCACTCTCAAGCTCTCGGACGTCCTGGCCCAAGCGCGCCAGACGACCTCTCGGCAAAACCCCAAGCCACGCACCCCTGAGGCCCCCGCAAAAGGAACAAGCCAGACCGGCCCAACCCAACCGCCAAAAACCGTGGGTGAGGGAAGCGGCGCTCAGGCCGAAACCCAAATGCCTCCGCCGATACCTGAAGCCCAAGCTGAATCGGAGCCCTGGGATCTTCAGCCGACCCGTTGGAATGGCCCCTCAATCGTTCGGCTGGGACGAATTGAGCTGGCCTCCAAAACCGCCAACGGGGCTGTCCTCGTGATTAAGGGCGACCGTGATTTTGCGGCGAATCCTTCCATTCGCAGGCTTTCCGACCTGGAACTTGAGGTCGTTCTGCCAAACGCCACCCTTGCAGGAGAGCCGCGAAACCCTGCGCCAGGTTTCGTGCAGACCGTCGATTCGAGGGTCACCGAGGAAGGGCTGATCCTCAAGCTCAAGCTTCTGAGTCCGTGTGGGGTTCAGTTCGGCGTTCCGCCGGGCGAGGTCCACCTGGCGTTGGTTGTTCGTCGGGGCGGCGATGTCGGTCTGGCTGGGAAGACCATCGTCGTTGACGCAGGACACGGCGGCCACGACACAGGCGCGCGCAGCCCGGACAAGAAGGTGAACGAGAAGGACTTGACCCTCTCGGTGGCCAAGAAGGTCGCGGACCGGCTGGTGCAAGAAGGCGCGATGGTCATCATGACCCGCAAAACCGACGACTTCGAGACCCTGCGCGAGCGGCCGGAGATTGCCAACCGCTGCAGCGCCGAGGCGTTTGTCAGCGTCCATATCAACTCTTCGCCGCGCCCCAACAGCCGCTCGGGTGGGATCACGTTCTATCATGCCAAGGACCCGGCCGGAATCCTCCTTGCAGAATGCGTCCAATCCGAAATCGCTCTGGTCTCAGGTATCCCGAATCTTGGGACTTGGAGTGACTTAAGGCTCTTTGAGACGGGCCTGGCGGTGCTACGCTATGCAAAGGTGCCCGCGGTGCTGATCGAGCTGGGATTCATCAACCATGCGAAGGACCGGGCGAAACTGGTGACGAAGGAGTTTCAGGATGCTGCCGCAGGCGCCATCGTGAGAGGACTCAAGGTGTATCTGGGCCATGGCCAAGACTAA